One segment of Streptomyces sp. YIM 121038 DNA contains the following:
- a CDS encoding iron-siderophore ABC transporter substrate-binding protein, which translates to MSVRRRRPARATAAAALAVAGALALAACGSGDGSGKSDNGGGSKAVAQGGEDFAKAAERTARMGTTAKPGQFPRTLTHALGRTELKQRPQRVVVLDVGELDNVVSLGVKPVGYAPTEGDDGVPGYLKKRAGSPRDIGTINSLNLEAIAKLKPDLILGSELRAAKLYPQLSRIAPTVFSVRPGFTWKENYLLNAAALDRSAEARAQLGAYEKKAKALGDELGPKKPTVTMLRYLPDRVRLYAKASFIGTILEDVGLPRPENQRADDLATEISPEKIDEADADWIFTGVYGDPKKTGRSAAERNPLWKKLDAVREGRAKNVPDETWYLGLGVTAADAVLDDLKGYLAK; encoded by the coding sequence ATGTCCGTACGACGCCGCCGACCCGCCCGCGCCACCGCCGCCGCGGCCCTCGCCGTGGCCGGGGCGCTCGCCCTCGCGGCCTGCGGCTCCGGCGACGGCTCGGGCAAGAGCGACAACGGCGGCGGCAGCAAGGCCGTGGCCCAGGGCGGCGAGGACTTCGCCAAGGCCGCCGAGCGGACCGCGCGGATGGGCACCACGGCGAAGCCCGGCCAGTTCCCGCGCACGCTCACGCACGCCCTGGGCAGGACGGAGCTGAAGCAGCGGCCGCAGCGGGTCGTGGTCCTCGACGTCGGCGAGCTCGACAACGTCGTGTCCCTCGGCGTCAAGCCCGTCGGCTACGCGCCCACCGAGGGCGACGACGGCGTCCCCGGCTATCTGAAGAAGCGGGCGGGCAGCCCCCGGGACATCGGCACGATCAACTCCCTCAACCTGGAGGCGATCGCGAAGCTCAAGCCCGATCTGATCCTCGGCAGCGAGCTGCGCGCCGCCAAGCTCTACCCGCAGCTCTCCAGGATCGCCCCCACCGTGTTCTCCGTGCGCCCCGGTTTCACCTGGAAGGAGAACTACCTCCTGAACGCGGCCGCGCTCGACAGGTCCGCCGAGGCCAGGGCCCAGCTCGGCGCGTACGAGAAGAAGGCGAAGGCGCTCGGCGACGAGCTCGGCCCGAAGAAGCCGACCGTCACCATGCTGCGGTACCTGCCGGACCGCGTCCGCCTGTACGCGAAGGCGTCGTTCATCGGCACCATCCTCGAAGACGTCGGCCTGCCCCGGCCCGAGAACCAGCGGGCCGACGATCTCGCCACGGAGATCAGCCCGGAGAAGATCGACGAGGCGGACGCCGACTGGATCTTCACCGGCGTCTACGGCGACCCGAAGAAGACCGGCCGCTCCGCCGCCGAGCGCAACCCGCTGTGGAAGAAGCTCGACGCCGTGCGGGAGGGCCGGGCGAAGAACGTCCCGGACGAGACCTGGTACCTGGGCCTCGGCGTGACCGCGGCGGACGCGGTCCTGGACGACCTCAAGGGGTACCTGGCCAAGTAG
- a CDS encoding 3-oxoacyl-ACP reductase — protein MLQPLDGLSAVVTGAGRGLGRAEALELARLGAGVVVNDFGQPGRDGTGAASAGPAEDVAAEIREAGGKAVAHSGDVADHAQARALVDLAVETYGKLDVLVNNAGILRDRMIFSMSEDEWDSVVRVHLKGHFNTVRFASAHWRERSKAAGGPVYGRIVNTSSEAFLAGSAGQPNYAAAKGGIVGLTTSTALALAKYGVTANVICPRARTRMTSDVFAGFAEPAEGELDPLAPEHVAPLVGYLASPAAGRVNGQLLVVHGGVVAVMERPRVAAVFRATAGAFSCGELDESLTPYFAGRPDGETFAATEVLSLKRA, from the coding sequence GTGCTGCAGCCGCTCGACGGCCTGTCGGCCGTCGTCACCGGGGCGGGCCGCGGGCTCGGCCGGGCCGAGGCGCTCGAACTCGCCCGGCTCGGGGCGGGCGTCGTCGTCAACGACTTCGGACAGCCGGGCCGCGACGGCACCGGCGCGGCGTCCGCCGGACCCGCGGAGGACGTCGCCGCCGAGATCCGCGAGGCGGGCGGCAAGGCCGTCGCCCACTCCGGCGACGTGGCCGACCACGCCCAGGCCCGCGCCCTGGTGGACCTGGCCGTCGAGACCTACGGCAAGCTCGACGTCCTGGTCAACAACGCGGGCATCCTGCGGGACCGGATGATCTTCTCGATGTCCGAGGACGAGTGGGACTCGGTCGTCCGCGTGCACCTCAAGGGCCACTTCAACACGGTCCGGTTCGCGTCCGCGCACTGGCGCGAGCGCTCCAAGGCGGCGGGCGGCCCCGTCTACGGCCGGATCGTGAACACCTCGTCGGAGGCGTTCCTCGCCGGATCCGCCGGACAGCCCAACTACGCCGCCGCCAAGGGCGGGATCGTCGGCCTGACCACGTCCACGGCGCTCGCCCTCGCCAAGTACGGCGTGACGGCGAACGTCATCTGCCCCCGGGCGCGGACGCGGATGACGTCCGACGTGTTCGCGGGCTTCGCCGAGCCCGCCGAGGGCGAGCTCGACCCGCTGGCGCCCGAGCACGTGGCCCCGCTGGTCGGCTATCTCGCCTCGCCCGCGGCCGGGCGCGTCAACGGGCAACTCCTCGTCGTGCACGGGGGCGTCGTGGCCGTGATGGAGCGCCCCAGGGTGGCCGCGGTGTTCCGGGCCACCGCCGGGGCCTTCAGCTGCGGGGAGCTGGACGAGTCCCTGACCCCGTACTTCGCGGGCCGCCCGGACGGCGAGACCTTCGCGGCGACGGAGGTCCTGTCCCTGAAGCGCGCTTGA
- a CDS encoding Zn-dependent alcohol dehydrogenase: MRAAVLHETGQDKLDVLDDVEAVGFGPGKVRVRVRATGLCHSDVSAMNGVLPQPAPFVPGHEGAGEVIDVGDGVTNVKQGDRVVVCWLPACGQCPACRRGQTELCLAGFVNAGTPNFKRPQGDVFGFAGTGTFTEEVVVDAACAVPVPDDVPYDIAALIGCGVTTGLGAALNTADVAAGSSVAVIGCGGVGVSAIQGARLKGAAHIVAVDPVAARREAALRFGASEAVAPDALDDAKQRATAGEGFDYVFEVVGKSATARAAYEATRRGGTLCVVGAGAMDDHVQFNMFELFFDEKRILPSLYGGGDVLRSYERAIALWRAGRVDLAGMITHRVQLAEINEALDQMRTGAALRTCIEI, translated from the coding sequence ATGCGCGCAGCCGTACTGCACGAGACAGGCCAGGACAAGCTCGACGTGCTCGACGACGTCGAGGCGGTGGGCTTCGGCCCGGGCAAGGTCCGCGTCCGCGTCCGGGCCACGGGCCTGTGCCACTCCGACGTGTCCGCGATGAACGGCGTCCTGCCGCAGCCCGCGCCGTTCGTCCCCGGGCACGAGGGCGCGGGCGAGGTCATCGACGTCGGCGACGGCGTCACGAACGTCAAGCAGGGCGACCGGGTCGTGGTGTGCTGGCTCCCGGCCTGCGGGCAGTGTCCGGCCTGCCGGCGCGGCCAGACCGAGCTGTGCCTCGCCGGGTTCGTGAACGCGGGCACGCCCAACTTCAAGCGCCCGCAGGGCGACGTCTTCGGCTTCGCGGGCACCGGCACCTTCACCGAGGAGGTCGTGGTCGACGCGGCCTGCGCGGTGCCCGTACCGGACGACGTGCCCTACGACATCGCGGCGCTCATCGGCTGCGGCGTCACCACCGGGCTCGGCGCCGCCCTCAACACCGCCGACGTGGCGGCCGGTTCGTCCGTCGCCGTCATCGGCTGCGGCGGCGTCGGCGTCTCGGCGATCCAGGGCGCGCGGCTCAAGGGCGCCGCCCACATCGTGGCCGTCGACCCCGTGGCGGCCCGGCGCGAGGCCGCGCTGCGGTTCGGCGCGAGCGAGGCGGTGGCGCCCGACGCCCTCGACGACGCCAAACAGCGGGCGACGGCGGGCGAGGGCTTCGACTACGTCTTCGAGGTCGTCGGCAAGTCCGCCACGGCCCGCGCCGCGTACGAGGCGACCCGGCGCGGCGGCACGCTGTGCGTGGTCGGCGCGGGCGCCATGGACGACCACGTCCAGTTCAACATGTTCGAGCTGTTCTTCGACGAGAAGCGCATCCTGCCGTCCCTGTACGGGGGCGGGGACGTGCTGCGGTCGTACGAGCGGGCCATCGCGCTGTGGCGGGCCGGACGCGTCGACCTCGCGGGCATGATCACGCACCGGGTGCAGCTCGCCGAGATCAACGAAGCCCTGGACCAGATGCGCACGGGCGCGGCCCTGCGGACCTGCATAGAGATCTGA
- a CDS encoding MaoC/PaaZ C-terminal domain-containing protein — translation MPIDAAKALAAEPRSAEITWGHKDVQLYHLGIGAAANPDKEHPATDPDELRYTLESRLHVLPSFATVAGAGMGAMSALSAPGIDVHLAAVLHGGQAIELHRPIPVSGTATLTSRVAAVHDKGKAAVIVLRAEAADGDGPLWASEAQLFLRGEGGFGGERGPSARLDVPDRPFDRTAERPVREDQALLYRLSGDWNPMHADPEFAALGGFDRPILHGLCSYGMTLKAVVDTVLGGDVSRVRGYRTRFAGVVFPGETLHIGMWESAGRVQAVVTALERDGAPVLADTVVEHD, via the coding sequence ATGCCCATCGATGCCGCCAAGGCCCTGGCCGCCGAGCCCCGCAGCGCCGAGATCACCTGGGGCCACAAGGACGTGCAGCTCTACCACCTCGGCATCGGCGCAGCCGCCAACCCCGACAAGGAGCACCCCGCCACCGACCCGGACGAGCTGCGCTACACGCTGGAGTCCCGGCTGCACGTGCTGCCCAGCTTCGCCACCGTCGCGGGCGCGGGCATGGGGGCCATGAGCGCGCTCTCCGCACCCGGCATCGACGTGCACCTGGCCGCCGTCCTGCACGGCGGCCAGGCCATCGAGCTGCACCGCCCCATCCCGGTGAGCGGCACGGCCACGCTGACGTCCAGGGTCGCGGCCGTCCACGACAAGGGCAAGGCCGCCGTGATCGTCCTGCGCGCCGAGGCGGCCGACGGCGACGGGCCGCTGTGGGCGAGCGAGGCCCAGCTCTTCCTCCGCGGCGAGGGTGGCTTCGGCGGCGAGCGCGGCCCCTCCGCGCGGCTCGACGTGCCCGACCGGCCCTTCGACCGGACCGCCGAGCGACCCGTCCGGGAGGACCAGGCACTGCTCTACCGCCTGTCCGGCGACTGGAACCCGATGCACGCCGACCCCGAGTTCGCCGCGCTCGGCGGCTTCGACCGGCCGATCCTGCACGGCCTGTGCTCGTACGGGATGACGCTCAAGGCCGTCGTGGACACCGTGCTCGGCGGCGACGTGTCACGGGTGCGCGGCTACCGCACCCGCTTCGCCGGGGTCGTCTTCCCCGGCGAGACCCTGCACATCGGCATGTGGGAGTCCGCGGGCCGGGTCCAGGCGGTCGTCACGGCCCTGGAGCGGGACGGGGCGCCGGTGCTCGCGGACACGGTCGTGGAGCACGACTGA
- a CDS encoding sensor histidine kinase has translation MSWMHGVTRRLHEARAARAAWHAEWPRQKAAWREQRRNCKNDRTALAGPPNGFALLPWLLMGLGAFSHLLQGRTPNPWIAAIGLLVFNSLYVSIAFRAFDKAKRESRATLGALLAMGALTVALAAGYGGNWLMFFPLFGLAVGAVVRGRRLGPVGLALSALAGAVAGLREGWDGVNIAYGTFLSTMVTAAILSLSEAVRDLRAAREELARRAVAEERLRFSRDLHDLLGHTLSVIVVKSEAARRLAPRDVDAALGQVADIESVGRQALTEIREAVTGYREASLATELDRVRDLLDAAGVETVVRQSGPPLDPPSSALLGWVVREAATNVVRHARASRCEIEVTGTADRTRLAITDDGRGVGSTPPGSGLKGLAERLAAAGGSLESGPGPRSGFRVTAALPAGGGERAGAGAGRAEAAPA, from the coding sequence ATGTCCTGGATGCACGGTGTCACCCGCCGACTGCACGAGGCGCGCGCGGCGCGTGCCGCCTGGCACGCCGAGTGGCCGCGGCAGAAGGCGGCCTGGCGGGAGCAGCGGCGGAACTGCAAGAACGACAGGACGGCGCTCGCGGGCCCGCCCAACGGCTTCGCGCTGCTCCCGTGGCTGCTCATGGGCCTGGGCGCGTTCTCCCACCTGCTCCAGGGCAGGACCCCGAACCCGTGGATCGCGGCCATCGGCCTGCTGGTCTTCAACTCGCTGTACGTCTCGATCGCGTTCCGGGCCTTCGACAAGGCCAAGCGGGAGTCGCGCGCCACGCTGGGCGCGCTCCTGGCGATGGGGGCGCTGACCGTCGCGCTCGCCGCGGGGTACGGCGGGAACTGGCTGATGTTCTTCCCGCTGTTCGGCCTCGCCGTCGGCGCGGTGGTCCGGGGGCGCCGCCTCGGCCCGGTCGGCCTGGCCCTGAGCGCCCTCGCGGGCGCGGTCGCCGGGCTCAGGGAGGGCTGGGACGGCGTCAACATCGCCTACGGCACGTTCCTGTCGACGATGGTGACGGCGGCGATCCTGTCCCTGTCCGAGGCGGTACGGGACCTGCGGGCGGCCCGGGAGGAGCTGGCGCGGCGCGCGGTGGCGGAGGAGCGGCTGCGCTTCTCGCGGGACCTGCACGACCTGCTCGGCCACACCCTGTCGGTGATCGTGGTGAAGTCGGAGGCCGCGCGCCGCCTCGCGCCGCGCGACGTGGACGCGGCGCTCGGCCAGGTCGCGGACATCGAGTCCGTCGGCAGGCAGGCGCTCACCGAGATCCGCGAGGCCGTCACCGGCTACCGCGAGGCCTCGCTGGCCACGGAGCTCGACCGGGTGCGCGACCTGCTGGACGCCGCGGGCGTGGAGACGGTCGTGCGCCAGTCGGGGCCGCCGCTCGACCCGCCGTCGTCGGCGCTGCTCGGCTGGGTGGTGCGCGAGGCGGCCACCAACGTGGTTCGGCACGCCCGGGCCAGCCGGTGCGAGATCGAGGTCACCGGCACCGCGGACCGGACCCGCCTGGCGATCACCGACGACGGCCGCGGCGTCGGCTCGACCCCGCCCGGCAGCGGCCTCAAAGGCCTGGCCGAACGCCTCGCCGCGGCGGGCGGCTCCCTGGAGTCGGGGCCAGGGCCGCGCTCCGGCTTCCGGGTCACGGCGGCGCTGCCGGCGGGCGGCGGGGAGCGCGCGGGGGCGGGGGCCGGGCGGGCGGAGGCCGCTCCGGCCTGA
- a CDS encoding lytic polysaccharide monooxygenase auxiliary activity family 9 protein, producing the protein MHTKRKLAAGLGAVCAPVLVLASVTPASAHGYINSPPSRQAQCAANTVPCGEIKWEPQSVEGPKGLTSCSGGNARFRDLDDDSKGWKVSDVNASQQFTWRLTAPHRTSTWQYFVDGRKVKEINDGGRQPPTTVTHTVDFGGITGRHKMLAVWNIYDTANAFYACVDINIRG; encoded by the coding sequence ATGCACACCAAACGGAAGCTGGCCGCGGGCCTGGGCGCGGTGTGCGCGCCCGTCCTCGTCCTGGCCTCGGTCACTCCGGCGAGCGCCCACGGCTACATCAACTCGCCGCCGAGCCGCCAGGCCCAGTGCGCGGCGAACACCGTCCCGTGCGGCGAGATCAAGTGGGAGCCGCAGAGCGTCGAGGGCCCCAAGGGCCTCACCAGCTGCAGCGGCGGCAACGCGCGGTTCCGCGACCTGGACGACGACAGCAAGGGCTGGAAGGTCTCCGACGTCAACGCGTCGCAGCAGTTCACCTGGCGCCTCACGGCACCCCACCGCACCAGCACCTGGCAGTACTTCGTCGACGGCCGCAAGGTCAAGGAGATCAACGACGGCGGCCGCCAGCCGCCCACGACCGTGACCCACACCGTCGACTTCGGCGGCATCACGGGCCGCCACAAGATGCTCGCGGTCTGGAACATCTACGACACCGCCAACGCGTTCTACGCCTGCGTCGACATCAACATCAGGGGCTGA
- a CDS encoding response regulator transcription factor, whose translation MDEMPEDRRPAKCVRVLLAEDQGMMRGALALLLGMEPDIEVVAQVGAGDEIVRTALTARPDVALLDIELPGRSGLDAAAELREECPDCRVLILTTFGRPGYLRRAMEAGAAGFLVKDGPVEDLAEAIRQVLRGETVIDPALAAAALSAGPSPLTPREADALRASVDGATIADIASALHLSESTVRNYLSAAIGKTGTRNRMEAVREARHQGWL comes from the coding sequence ATGGACGAGATGCCCGAAGACCGCCGCCCCGCGAAATGCGTCCGGGTCCTCCTCGCCGAGGACCAGGGCATGATGCGCGGCGCGCTCGCGCTGTTGCTCGGGATGGAGCCGGACATCGAGGTCGTCGCCCAGGTCGGGGCGGGCGACGAGATCGTGCGGACCGCGCTCACGGCGCGGCCCGACGTGGCGCTGCTCGACATCGAGCTGCCCGGGCGCAGCGGCCTGGACGCGGCGGCGGAGCTGCGGGAGGAGTGCCCGGACTGCCGAGTGCTCATCCTCACCACGTTCGGGCGGCCCGGGTATCTGCGGCGGGCGATGGAGGCGGGCGCGGCGGGCTTCCTGGTCAAGGACGGGCCGGTGGAGGACCTCGCGGAGGCGATCCGCCAGGTGCTGCGCGGCGAGACCGTCATCGACCCGGCCCTGGCCGCGGCCGCCCTGAGCGCGGGGCCGAGCCCGCTCACGCCGCGCGAGGCGGACGCGCTGCGGGCCTCGGTGGACGGGGCGACGATCGCCGACATCGCGTCGGCGCTGCACCTGTCGGAGTCGACCGTACGGAACTACCTGTCGGCCGCCATCGGCAAGACGGGCACGCGCAACCGCATGGAGGCCGTGCGGGAGGCCCGCCACCAGGGGTGGCTGTAG
- a CDS encoding DHA2 family efflux MFS transporter permease subunit, whose product MLETPVDTPISRRAAAPLWLVVAAACAGQFLVVLDVSVVNVALPSMRADLGLSATGLQWVVNAYSIAFAGFMLLGGRAGDLFGRKRMFLVGLGLFTLASLGGGLAQEGWQLLAARAVQGLGAAVLAPSTLTILTSAVPEGAARVRAIATWSAVGAGGGAAGGLVGGVLTDGLSWRWVLLVNVPVGVLVFAAALRWISESRASGARRLDVPGAVLVTAGIATLAYGIVQTEVAGWTAAATLVPLVAGLALIAAFLGVEARSKAPLMPLKLFRVRSVSAANATMFVCGMGLFAMWFFMTLYAQNVLGYTPLEAGLALIPSSVSVVVGSKVAPRLMRVMGARTVTVIGVLTAAAGFAWQWRMLAGDGAHGAYVTSIMLPGILMMLGAGLAGTPLASLATSGAEPGDAGLVAGLINTSRTMGGSLGLAILSTVATARTAGRPGAQAVAEGYALAFLWGAVFLALAALVVLVWMPRAARD is encoded by the coding sequence ATGCTGGAGACCCCCGTCGACACCCCGATATCCCGGCGCGCCGCCGCCCCCCTGTGGCTCGTCGTGGCCGCCGCCTGCGCCGGGCAGTTCCTCGTCGTCCTCGACGTGTCCGTCGTCAACGTGGCCCTGCCGTCCATGCGAGCCGACCTGGGCCTCAGCGCCACGGGCCTGCAGTGGGTCGTCAACGCCTACTCCATCGCCTTCGCCGGGTTCATGCTGCTCGGCGGGCGCGCGGGCGATCTGTTCGGGCGCAAGCGGATGTTCCTGGTGGGGCTCGGCCTGTTCACGCTCGCCTCGCTCGGCGGGGGGCTCGCGCAGGAGGGGTGGCAGCTGCTCGCCGCGCGGGCGGTGCAGGGCCTGGGCGCCGCCGTCCTCGCGCCCTCCACCCTGACCATCCTCACCTCCGCCGTGCCGGAGGGGGCCGCGCGGGTGCGGGCCATCGCCACCTGGTCGGCCGTCGGGGCCGGGGGCGGCGCCGCGGGCGGACTCGTCGGCGGCGTCCTCACCGACGGGCTCTCCTGGCGCTGGGTGCTGCTCGTGAACGTGCCCGTCGGCGTCCTCGTGTTCGCCGCCGCGCTGCGCTGGATCAGCGAGAGCCGGGCGAGCGGCGCCCGGCGGCTCGACGTGCCCGGGGCCGTCCTGGTCACCGCGGGCATCGCCACGCTCGCCTACGGCATCGTGCAGACCGAGGTGGCGGGCTGGACCGCCGCCGCGACCCTGGTGCCGCTCGTGGCCGGGCTCGCCCTGATCGCCGCGTTCCTCGGCGTCGAGGCGCGCTCCAAGGCGCCGCTCATGCCCCTGAAGCTGTTCCGGGTGCGGTCCGTCTCGGCGGCCAACGCGACCATGTTCGTCTGCGGCATGGGCCTGTTCGCGATGTGGTTCTTCATGACCCTGTACGCGCAGAACGTCCTCGGCTACACGCCCCTGGAGGCCGGGCTCGCGCTCATCCCCAGCTCCGTCAGCGTCGTCGTGGGATCCAAGGTCGCGCCCCGGCTGATGCGGGTCATGGGGGCGCGGACGGTCACCGTCATCGGCGTCCTGACCGCCGCCGCCGGATTCGCCTGGCAGTGGCGGATGCTCGCCGGGGACGGCGCGCACGGCGCGTACGTCACCTCGATCATGCTGCCGGGCATCCTCATGATGCTGGGCGCGGGCCTCGCGGGCACCCCCCTCGCGTCCCTGGCCACCAGCGGGGCCGAGCCCGGGGACGCGGGGCTCGTCGCGGGCCTCATCAACACCTCGCGCACCATGGGCGGTTCGCTGGGGCTCGCGATCCTCTCCACGGTCGCCACGGCCCGCACGGCGGGGCGGCCCGGGGCGCAGGCGGTCGCGGAGGGCTACGCCCTCGCCTTCCTCTGGGGCGCGGTGTTCCTCGCCCTGGCCGCGCTCGTCGTCCTCGTCTGGATGCCGCGCGCCGCCCGCGACTGA
- a CDS encoding Nonspecific lipid-transfer protein, which translates to MKAYVVGVGMTKFEKPETRDWQYWDMAAEAGTAALADAGIPYAVVEQAVVGHCFQASTAGQRAVYGLGLTGLPVYNVNNNCATGATALMLARQLVEGGAGDCVLALGFERMKRGSLGGGGGDFAASPVARHYGVMAARHGFAATPPTAQIFGNAAREHMERYGTTPAQLAAVAAKNHRHSVHNPLAQFRSAPTVGEVLAAEVIHAPLTKLQCSPTSDGAAAALVASERFVERHGLADRAVEILAQAMATDTEESFASGSCLDVVGRPLTRAAADRVYERSGLTADDLDVIELHDCFSVNELLTYEELGLCARGESGKLVESGATTYGGRWVVNPSGGLISKGHPLGATGVAQVAELTWQLRGEAGQRQVSGARTGLAHNIGLGGAAVVTLLRRPGRGGEGPGLPA; encoded by the coding sequence ATGAAGGCGTACGTCGTCGGCGTCGGCATGACGAAGTTCGAGAAGCCCGAGACCAGGGACTGGCAGTACTGGGACATGGCGGCGGAGGCGGGCACCGCGGCCCTCGCGGACGCCGGGATTCCGTACGCGGTGGTGGAGCAGGCGGTCGTCGGCCACTGCTTCCAGGCCTCGACGGCGGGCCAGCGCGCGGTGTACGGACTCGGCCTGACCGGGCTGCCCGTCTACAACGTCAACAACAACTGCGCGACCGGCGCGACCGCCCTGATGCTCGCCCGTCAGCTCGTCGAGGGCGGCGCGGGCGACTGCGTCCTGGCCCTCGGCTTCGAGCGGATGAAGCGCGGCTCCCTCGGCGGGGGCGGCGGCGACTTCGCCGCCTCGCCCGTGGCCCGCCACTACGGCGTCATGGCCGCCCGGCACGGCTTCGCGGCCACCCCGCCCACCGCCCAGATCTTCGGCAACGCGGCCCGCGAGCACATGGAGCGGTACGGCACGACGCCCGCGCAGCTCGCGGCGGTGGCCGCCAAGAACCACCGGCACTCGGTGCACAACCCCCTCGCCCAGTTCCGGTCCGCCCCCACCGTGGGCGAGGTCCTCGCCGCCGAGGTGATCCACGCCCCGCTCACCAAGCTCCAGTGCTCGCCCACCTCCGACGGCGCGGCGGCGGCGCTCGTGGCGTCCGAGCGCTTCGTGGAGCGGCACGGGCTCGCGGACCGGGCGGTCGAGATCCTCGCCCAGGCCATGGCGACGGACACCGAGGAGTCCTTCGCCTCCGGCTCCTGTCTCGACGTCGTGGGCCGCCCGCTGACGCGCGCGGCGGCGGACCGGGTCTACGAGCGCTCGGGCCTGACCGCCGACGACCTCGACGTCATCGAGCTCCACGACTGCTTCTCCGTCAACGAACTCCTCACGTACGAGGAGCTCGGCCTGTGCGCGCGGGGCGAGTCCGGCAAGCTCGTCGAGTCCGGCGCGACCACGTACGGCGGGCGCTGGGTGGTGAACCCCTCCGGCGGGCTGATCTCCAAGGGGCATCCCCTGGGCGCGACGGGTGTCGCCCAAGTCGCCGAGCTGACCTGGCAGTTGCGGGGCGAGGCGGGACAGCGGCAGGTGTCGGGGGCGCGGACCGGGCTCGCGCACAACATCGGGCTCGGCGGCGCGGCGGTGGTGACGCTGCTGCGGCGGCCGGGGCGGGGCGGCGAAGGACCGGGACTTCCGGCCTAG